In one Desulfoferula mesophila genomic region, the following are encoded:
- a CDS encoding AAA family ATPase, with product MAIITISRGSYSKGREVAEEVAQRMGYEVVSRDVLLEASERFHTPEVKLVRAIHDAPSILERFSQGRYCYMAYIKAALTERAVSDNLVYHGLAGHLLLKGVPHVVKVRIIADLEARVAAEMKRENLSQSQARSLLLKDDAERRKWTQSLYGVDPWDASLYDLVIHIDRLTVDDAVDFIVQAAGRECFKTTPEAQQKMEDIALACKVKAALAEEDCLDLAVTSEFGNVLVYLKQDDRRAHRKEEKLKVLAQKVTEINHLEVRTGQPFPDEAC from the coding sequence ATGGCGATTATTACCATATCCCGCGGCTCCTACAGCAAGGGGCGCGAAGTGGCCGAAGAGGTGGCCCAGCGCATGGGCTATGAGGTGGTGAGCCGCGACGTGCTCCTGGAGGCGTCGGAGAGATTCCACACCCCCGAGGTCAAGCTGGTAAGGGCCATTCACGACGCCCCCTCCATCCTGGAGCGTTTCTCCCAGGGCAGGTACTGCTACATGGCCTATATCAAGGCGGCCCTGACCGAGCGGGCGGTGAGCGACAACCTGGTCTACCACGGCCTGGCCGGGCACCTGCTGCTAAAGGGGGTTCCCCACGTGGTCAAGGTGCGCATCATCGCCGACCTGGAGGCCAGGGTGGCCGCGGAGATGAAACGCGAAAACCTGAGCCAGAGCCAGGCCCGCAGCCTTTTGCTCAAGGACGACGCCGAGCGCCGCAAGTGGACCCAGAGCCTCTACGGCGTGGACCCCTGGGACGCCTCGCTCTACGACCTGGTGATTCACATCGACCGGCTCACCGTGGACGACGCGGTGGACTTCATCGTGCAGGCCGCTGGGCGCGAGTGCTTCAAGACCACGCCCGAGGCCCAGCAAAAGATGGAGGACATAGCCCTGGCCTGTAAGGTGAAGGCGGCGTTGGCCGAGGAGGATTGCCTGGACCTGGCGGTGACCAGCGAGTTCGGCAATGTCCTGGTCTATCTAAAGCAGGACGACCGCCGGGCCCACCGCAAGGAAGAAAAGCTCAAAGTTCTGGCCCAGAAGGTGACCGAAATAAACCACCTGGAGGTGCGCACCGGCCAGCCCTTCCCGGATGAGGCGTGTTAA
- a CDS encoding sensor histidine kinase, whose translation MVDSPGKGNGANSSEMEQNSYEEVEAQGRLGLARDSEQARKALLSRPRFSLRLQIFLGNALAFAIAIAIAIALVASFHRVEGKVRFLEIVNDYVMEVEQARRFEKNFFLYGTNLSDAQDNVFSAETILNRNGEELAAILGPGWRAQMLPNLHRYQQLLEKLTPQEQTGRALGKNERGLLQNQVRIQGQQMVSAALALLSKEKAALAEVLDRSRQLMLYSVGLLLLCMALSAYLLGSRMLGSINRFGQYAHRIASGDFTPITPTRRYSDEFTQLALAINSMIQELENREAVLVQSHKMRAVGTLTAGVAHELNNPMNNITLTAHMLQEDYANLDDDERMEMIGDVVGEAERAKKIISNLLDFARESGSQLEPLDLPELLKETIALAGNQIKLSGIKIDFQASGNLPRVHGDSQQLRQVFLNLILNAIDASSKGGHIQVLVLPADEPNYLAVKVMDEGAGIPAHILPSIFDPFFTTKGKGKGTGLGLSVSQGIVAKHGGRIMVSSQEKEGTTFTVVLPVTTIPAELGHQKQV comes from the coding sequence ATGGTTGACAGCCCCGGCAAGGGCAACGGCGCCAACTCTTCCGAGATGGAGCAGAACAGCTACGAGGAAGTGGAGGCGCAGGGGCGCCTGGGCCTGGCCCGCGATTCCGAGCAGGCCCGCAAGGCCCTGCTCAGCCGTCCCCGCTTCAGCCTGCGCTTGCAGATATTTCTGGGCAACGCGCTGGCCTTTGCCATCGCCATCGCCATTGCCATCGCCCTGGTGGCCAGCTTCCACCGCGTGGAAGGCAAGGTCCGCTTTCTGGAGATAGTCAACGATTATGTGATGGAGGTGGAGCAGGCGCGGCGCTTTGAGAAGAACTTTTTCCTCTACGGCACCAACCTGAGCGACGCCCAGGACAACGTCTTCAGCGCCGAAACCATCCTCAACCGCAACGGAGAGGAACTGGCCGCCATCCTGGGGCCCGGCTGGCGCGCCCAGATGCTGCCCAACCTGCACCGCTACCAACAGCTTCTGGAAAAGCTCACCCCCCAGGAGCAGACCGGCCGGGCCCTGGGCAAGAACGAGCGGGGCCTGTTGCAGAACCAGGTGCGCATCCAGGGACAGCAGATGGTGTCCGCCGCCCTGGCGCTGCTCAGCAAGGAAAAGGCGGCCCTTGCCGAGGTGTTGGACCGCTCCCGCCAGTTGATGTTGTATTCGGTGGGCCTGTTGCTCTTGTGCATGGCCCTGAGCGCCTACCTGCTGGGCAGCCGCATGTTGGGCTCCATCAACCGCTTCGGCCAGTACGCCCATCGTATCGCCTCTGGCGACTTCACCCCCATAACCCCCACCAGGCGCTACAGCGACGAGTTCACCCAGCTGGCCCTGGCCATCAACAGCATGATCCAGGAGCTGGAAAACCGCGAGGCGGTCCTGGTGCAGTCGCACAAGATGCGCGCGGTGGGCACCCTCACCGCCGGGGTGGCCCACGAGCTCAACAACCCCATGAACAACATCACCCTCACCGCCCACATGCTCCAGGAAGACTACGCGAATCTGGACGACGACGAGCGCATGGAGATGATCGGCGACGTGGTGGGCGAGGCGGAGCGGGCCAAGAAGATCATCAGCAACCTGCTGGACTTCGCCCGCGAAAGCGGCAGCCAGCTGGAGCCTCTGGACCTGCCGGAGCTGCTCAAGGAGACCATCGCCCTGGCCGGCAACCAGATCAAGCTATCGGGCATCAAGATAGATTTTCAGGCCTCGGGCAACCTGCCCCGGGTGCACGGCGACAGCCAGCAGCTGCGCCAGGTCTTCTTGAACCTCATCCTCAACGCCATCGACGCCTCCTCCAAGGGGGGCCATATCCAGGTTTTGGTGCTGCCCGCCGACGAGCCCAACTATTTGGCCGTGAAGGTGATGGACGAGGGCGCCGGCATTCCGGCCCACATCCTGCCCTCCATCTTCGACCCCTTCTTCACCACCAAGGGCAAGGGCAAGGGAACCGGCCTGGGGCTCAGCGTGTCCCAGGGAATCGTGGCCAAGCACGGCGGCCGCATCATGGTCAGCAGCCAGGAAAAAGAAGGCACCACCTTCACCGTGGTGCTGCCGGTGACCACCATACCCGCCGAGTTGGGGCACCAAAAACAGGTCTGA
- a CDS encoding sulfite exporter TauE/SafE family protein, producing MDIYFPIAGLPLNLFMVLGIGGVVGFLSGLFGVGGGFLLTPLMMMVGIPPAVAAATGSNQMVGTAASAAFAHWRMGNVDFKMGGVILAGGLVGGTAGVQLVGELRALGNFEFVMKIIYVIMLGGVGGAMLLESVHSLRKGRGEAAAELAEISEGLWSKLCYKLPWHVNFEKSGLSTSVLFPFFIGGLVGLLSALLGVGGGFIMVPAMIYIIRMPTLVAIGTDLFQMVLSSANVAIQQAYYNQTVDVLLALLLLAASAVGAQLGAMVSLRLKGEHLRVLLAACVLAVTVKLFLDLALTPSQPIFLTPVELGH from the coding sequence ATGGACATCTACTTTCCCATCGCCGGCCTGCCTCTCAACCTGTTCATGGTCTTGGGCATCGGAGGGGTGGTGGGTTTCCTTTCGGGCCTGTTCGGCGTGGGGGGCGGCTTTCTGCTCACCCCCCTGATGATGATGGTGGGCATCCCCCCGGCGGTGGCCGCCGCCACCGGCTCCAACCAGATGGTGGGCACGGCCGCCTCGGCCGCCTTCGCCCATTGGCGCATGGGCAACGTCGACTTCAAGATGGGGGGCGTCATCCTGGCCGGCGGCCTGGTCGGCGGAACGGCGGGCGTGCAGTTGGTGGGAGAACTGCGGGCCCTGGGCAACTTCGAGTTCGTCATGAAGATCATCTACGTGATCATGCTGGGCGGCGTGGGCGGGGCCATGCTGCTGGAGAGCGTGCACTCGCTGCGCAAGGGCCGCGGGGAAGCGGCCGCCGAGCTGGCCGAGATCAGCGAGGGGCTGTGGAGCAAGCTGTGCTACAAGCTGCCCTGGCACGTCAACTTTGAGAAAAGCGGCCTGTCCACCTCGGTGCTGTTTCCGTTTTTCATCGGGGGGCTGGTGGGCCTGCTCTCCGCCCTTCTGGGCGTGGGCGGCGGCTTCATCATGGTGCCCGCCATGATCTACATCATCCGCATGCCCACCCTGGTGGCCATCGGCACCGATTTGTTTCAGATGGTCCTCTCCTCGGCCAACGTGGCCATCCAGCAGGCCTATTACAACCAGACCGTGGACGTGCTCCTGGCCCTGTTGCTGTTGGCCGCCTCCGCGGTGGGCGCCCAGCTGGGAGCCATGGTCAGCCTGCGCCTCAAGGGCGAGCACCTGCGGGTCCTCTTGGCCGCCTGCGTGTTGGCGGTGACGGTGAAGCTGTTCCTGGACTTGGCTCTCACCCCCAGCCAACCGATCTTTTTGACTCCCGTGGAATTGGGGCACTGA
- a CDS encoding universal stress protein encodes MQPTIESRGGPIIAAMDGSEASWDAFNYAVHLAAHLGLTVEVITVLGGRSVGYFYAFVDEQLLVEQASNIEVVFEKARDLGRQRGVKVRTVMREAGKHRSHQAILEYLKGKEEVAMLVVGSYGRGYHDRHILGSTTEKLIRNISRDGLPIPVVVVPPSFCSWPQACSL; translated from the coding sequence ATGCAACCCACGATAGAGAGCCGCGGAGGCCCGATAATCGCGGCCATGGACGGTTCCGAAGCCAGTTGGGACGCTTTCAACTACGCGGTGCATTTGGCGGCCCATCTGGGCCTCACGGTGGAGGTCATCACTGTGCTGGGGGGGCGCAGCGTGGGATATTTCTACGCCTTCGTGGACGAACAGCTGCTGGTGGAGCAGGCCTCCAATATCGAGGTGGTGTTCGAAAAAGCCCGCGACCTGGGACGCCAGCGGGGGGTCAAGGTGCGCACGGTGATGCGCGAGGCCGGCAAGCACCGCTCCCACCAGGCGATTTTGGAGTACCTGAAGGGCAAGGAGGAGGTGGCCATGCTGGTGGTGGGCAGCTACGGCAGGGGATACCACGACCGGCACATACTGGGCTCCACCACGGAAAAACTCATCCGCAACATCTCCCGCGACGGGCTGCCCATACCGGTGGTGGTGGTGCCCCCTTCCTTCTGTTCCTGGCCCCAGGCCTGCTCCCTTTAG
- a CDS encoding SLC13 family permease: MPTLTTDMILVMMMIGVAVFLFIVEWVRVDVVAILMMVTLPLLHLVTPAQAFSGLSSNAVVSIIAVIIIGAGLDKTGVVNRLVGPILKVAGNSQSRIIIFISLTVAGISSFMQNIGAAALFLPAVQRISKNLHIPIGKLLMPIGFSAILGGTVTLVGSSPLILLNDLMIPFKLKPFGLFDVTPVGLALVAAGIACFVFFGRFILPGGGKTEEAGPAAEERAEENHVMDELGRPWELTTPEDFTHYREPVTVDSLRRRYLVNVVGVVEPPDFKVMGPAPEQEIRSGVDLVVYGQEKDVRRMASEEGMELKDELTVFKGELADHASGTVEAVVAPRSNLAGKTLNQVDLADRFQVAPLAVYRQGVVYRAELGDLPLRVGDALLLHGTWKRLELLHAEGNLLFTTPLDADQLRPEKAVFAGIWLAVALIMVIVFKIQLSVCLMTGALGMIITRVLSVDEAYQAVDWRTVFLLAGLIPLGIATEKTGAAAWIAHTVLGAIGTVEPIVLLAVIGLLATVFTLVISNVGATVLLVPLVVNMAIAANADPRMAALVVGLATSNSFILPTHQVNALYMGPGRYKSVDFMKAGTVVSIIFLVVMIAMLYLFY, from the coding sequence ATGCCTACACTGACTACTGACATGATTCTGGTCATGATGATGATCGGGGTCGCGGTGTTCCTGTTCATAGTCGAATGGGTGCGGGTGGACGTGGTGGCCATCTTGATGATGGTGACCCTGCCCCTGTTGCATCTGGTAACCCCGGCCCAGGCCTTTTCCGGCCTGTCCAGCAACGCGGTGGTGTCGATCATCGCGGTGATTATCATCGGGGCGGGCCTGGACAAGACCGGCGTGGTCAACCGGCTGGTGGGGCCCATACTCAAGGTGGCGGGCAACAGCCAGTCGCGCATAATCATCTTCATATCCCTGACCGTGGCCGGCATCTCCAGCTTCATGCAAAACATCGGGGCCGCGGCCCTGTTTTTGCCGGCGGTGCAGCGCATCAGCAAAAACTTACATATACCTATCGGCAAGCTACTCATGCCCATCGGCTTCTCGGCCATCCTGGGCGGCACGGTAACCCTGGTGGGCTCCAGCCCCCTGATCCTGTTGAACGACCTGATGATTCCCTTCAAGCTCAAACCCTTCGGCCTGTTCGACGTAACCCCGGTGGGCCTGGCCCTGGTGGCCGCGGGCATCGCCTGTTTCGTCTTCTTCGGCCGTTTCATCCTGCCCGGGGGGGGCAAGACCGAGGAGGCCGGCCCGGCCGCCGAGGAGCGGGCGGAAGAAAACCACGTCATGGACGAGTTGGGCCGCCCCTGGGAGCTAACCACCCCCGAGGACTTCACCCATTACCGCGAGCCGGTGACCGTGGACTCCCTGCGCCGGCGCTACCTGGTCAACGTGGTGGGAGTGGTGGAGCCGCCGGACTTCAAGGTGATGGGGCCCGCGCCCGAGCAGGAAATCCGTTCCGGGGTGGATCTGGTGGTCTACGGCCAGGAAAAGGACGTGCGCCGCATGGCCTCGGAAGAGGGCATGGAGCTCAAGGATGAGCTGACGGTGTTCAAGGGCGAGCTGGCCGACCACGCCAGCGGCACGGTGGAGGCGGTGGTGGCGCCCCGCTCCAATCTGGCGGGCAAGACCCTCAACCAGGTGGACCTGGCCGACCGCTTCCAGGTGGCCCCCCTGGCGGTGTACCGCCAGGGCGTGGTCTACCGGGCCGAGCTGGGCGACCTGCCGCTGAGGGTGGGCGACGCCTTGCTGCTCCACGGCACCTGGAAGCGCCTGGAGCTGTTGCACGCCGAGGGTAACCTGCTGTTCACCACCCCCCTGGACGCGGACCAGCTAAGACCGGAAAAGGCCGTATTCGCGGGCATCTGGCTGGCCGTGGCCCTTATAATGGTCATAGTGTTCAAGATTCAGCTGTCGGTGTGTCTGATGACGGGAGCCCTGGGCATGATCATAACCCGAGTGCTGTCGGTGGATGAGGCCTACCAGGCGGTGGACTGGCGCACCGTGTTCCTGCTGGCCGGGCTCATCCCCTTGGGCATCGCCACCGAGAAGACGGGCGCCGCCGCCTGGATCGCCCACACCGTGCTGGGGGCCATCGGCACCGTGGAGCCCATCGTGCTCCTGGCGGTGATCGGGCTGCTGGCCACCGTGTTCACTCTGGTCATCTCCAACGTGGGGGCCACGGTGCTTCTGGTGCCTCTGGTGGTGAACATGGCCATCGCGGCCAACGCCGACCCGCGCATGGCCGCTCTGGTGGTGGGCCTGGCCACCAGCAACTCCTTTATCCTGCCCACCCACCAAGTCAACGCCCTCTACATGGGTCCGGGCCGTTATAAAAGCGTGGATTTCATGAAAGCAGGCACCGTGGTAAGCATCATCTTCCTGGTGGTGATGATAGCCATGCTTTACCTGTTCTACTAG
- a CDS encoding response regulator: MSDNLQVLLLDDEPIVGRRLKPALAKIGCEVEVFEDPEAALARMAQKEFDVVVTDIRMDQIDGMQVLEFVRDRWPRSKVIMITGYAMMSLAREAMEKGAFDFIAKPFKPDDLRRVIAKAAKALGSSLDFEAVEMEKANG; encoded by the coding sequence ATGTCAGATAACTTGCAGGTGCTGCTTCTGGACGACGAGCCAATCGTGGGGCGGCGTCTCAAGCCCGCCCTGGCCAAGATAGGCTGCGAGGTGGAGGTCTTCGAAGACCCCGAGGCGGCCTTGGCCAGGATGGCCCAAAAGGAATTCGACGTGGTGGTCACCGATATCCGCATGGATCAGATCGACGGCATGCAGGTGCTGGAGTTCGTGCGGGATCGCTGGCCCCGCAGCAAGGTGATCATGATAACCGGCTACGCCATGATGTCCCTGGCCCGCGAAGCCATGGAAAAGGGCGCCTTCGACTTCATCGCCAAGCCCTTCAAGCCCGACGACCTGCGCCGGGTAATCGCCAAGGCGGCCAAGGCCCTGGGGTCGTCCCTGGACTTCGAAGCGGTGGAGATGGAAAAGGCCAATGGTTGA
- a CDS encoding TIGR02186 family protein, translated as MTRRMRYAGILTAVLALLLALPLRGDGHSAGNRVVMSSHKSTIDISLSYDGDRIVFFGLNPDPEAQLVVKLVSQVKPEVLLSVKDRFGPVWMAKRQYKVVGAPLMYKVISAVPLDKLMSPQQAEKLGLGYAALMDKVQIQLVRGEKVPGEEQKVRQALISLKEAQGLYHIYIRPDRLRTIERQLYMHHFSFPPTATEGVYVAETYALHNGRVVGYGRHQVTIQKVGLQAWLTQEARQEPLFYGIGAVLASCLAGLGVGLIFKRGGSH; from the coding sequence ATGACGCGGCGAATGAGATACGCGGGCATTTTGACGGCCGTCCTGGCCCTGCTCCTGGCCCTGCCCTTGCGCGGCGACGGCCACTCCGCGGGTAACCGGGTGGTGATGTCCAGCCACAAGAGCACCATAGACATCTCCCTGTCCTACGACGGAGACCGCATCGTCTTTTTCGGGCTAAACCCGGACCCGGAGGCCCAGTTGGTCGTGAAGCTGGTTTCCCAGGTGAAGCCGGAAGTGCTCCTTAGCGTAAAGGACCGCTTCGGGCCGGTGTGGATGGCCAAGCGTCAGTACAAGGTCGTCGGGGCGCCGCTGATGTACAAGGTCATATCCGCCGTGCCCCTGGACAAGCTGATGAGCCCCCAACAGGCCGAAAAACTGGGCTTGGGATACGCCGCGCTCATGGACAAGGTACAGATTCAACTGGTGCGCGGGGAAAAGGTGCCGGGCGAGGAACAAAAGGTGCGCCAGGCGCTTATCAGCCTCAAGGAGGCCCAGGGGCTATATCATATCTACATCCGGCCGGACCGGCTGCGCACCATAGAGCGCCAGCTCTATATGCACCATTTTTCATTTCCCCCCACCGCCACGGAGGGGGTATATGTGGCGGAGACCTACGCGCTGCACAACGGCCGGGTAGTGGGCTATGGGCGCCACCAAGTGACGATCCAAAAAGTCGGCCTGCAGGCCTGGCTGACCCAGGAGGCCCGCCAAGAGCCCCTTTTCTACGGCATCGGCGCGGTGTTGGCCTCTTGCCTGGCCGGTCTGGGCGTGGGGCTGATCTTCAAGCGGGGAGGGTCCCACTAA
- a CDS encoding AAA family ATPase: MPLIIISADEFKQGDEIGQKVAGVMGYRYLGRDLLHTVAQEHQLNEQELIQALDDPPGLLSRRARRQRLLGYIEAACLEALLDDDAVCFGLAAHMYVRAVSHALKVRIINEPEQRAADLAQAEGMTLDKARKQVLRQTKDERRWSEDAYQLDQTDASLYDLVISLGTLELAKAVDIICDTVAYRKFQPMTYSRKLMQDKALAAQVRLALMEHFPDVRVEANDGTVAAYIQSLKKDQRKKQELVRQIAGEMPGVRHVEVHVIRDLVGQAAQSTR, encoded by the coding sequence ATGCCGTTGATCATAATATCAGCCGATGAATTCAAGCAAGGCGACGAGATAGGCCAGAAGGTGGCCGGCGTCATGGGCTACCGCTATCTGGGGCGCGATTTGCTGCACACGGTGGCCCAGGAGCACCAGCTTAACGAACAAGAGCTGATCCAGGCCCTGGACGACCCGCCGGGGCTGCTGAGCCGGCGGGCCCGCCGCCAGCGGCTGCTGGGCTACATCGAGGCGGCCTGCCTGGAGGCGCTCTTGGACGACGACGCGGTGTGCTTCGGCCTGGCCGCCCACATGTACGTGCGCGCGGTGTCCCACGCCCTGAAGGTGCGCATCATCAACGAGCCCGAGCAACGGGCCGCGGACCTGGCCCAGGCCGAGGGCATGACCCTGGACAAGGCCCGCAAGCAGGTGTTGCGCCAAACCAAGGACGAGCGCCGTTGGTCCGAGGACGCCTACCAACTGGACCAGACCGACGCCTCGCTCTACGACCTGGTCATCAGCCTGGGCACCCTGGAGCTCGCCAAGGCGGTGGATATAATCTGCGACACGGTGGCTTACCGCAAATTCCAGCCCATGACCTACTCGCGCAAGCTGATGCAGGACAAGGCCCTGGCCGCCCAGGTGCGCCTGGCGCTCATGGAGCATTTCCCGGATGTGCGGGTGGAGGCCAACGACGGGACGGTGGCCGCTTACATCCAAAGCCTGAAAAAGGACCAGCGCAAAAAGCAGGAGCTGGTGCGTCAAATCGCCGGTGAGATGCCGGGCGTGCGCCACGTGGAGGTGCACGTAATCCGGGATCTGGTGGGCCAGGCGGCCCAGAGCACGCGCTGA